From Pelotomaculum schinkii, the proteins below share one genomic window:
- a CDS encoding argininosuccinate synthase — MPKVVLAYSGGLDTSIIIPWLKENYGYEVIAMAADLGQGEELAPLREKAVKTGASKIYIEDVQREFVEDYIYPTLKAGAVYEGKYLLGTSMARPLIAKKLVEIARKEGAEAIAHGATGKGNDQVRFELAVKALAPDLKVIAPWREWDIRSREDAVDYAGARGIPVPVTKARPYSMDRNLWHLSHEGADLEDPWNEPQDDMLVLITPPHKAPDKPTYVTLDFEQGIPVKLDGETLDPAALIQKLNAVAGANGVGIVDMVENRLVGMKSRGIYETPAGTVLFAAHREMELLTLDRATLHFKEGVALRYAELVYDGVWFAPLREALDAFVDSTQRTVTGTVVMKLYKGNCSPAGARSPYSLYDQELSTFSRDEIYNQRDAEGFINLFGLPLKVRAMMEQKAGLR; from the coding sequence ATGCCTAAAGTAGTGCTGGCCTATTCGGGGGGCCTGGATACGTCCATCATCATACCGTGGTTAAAGGAGAACTATGGCTACGAGGTTATTGCCATGGCTGCCGACCTCGGCCAGGGGGAAGAGCTTGCCCCATTGCGCGAGAAAGCCGTTAAAACCGGAGCCAGTAAGATATACATCGAGGATGTGCAGCGGGAGTTCGTCGAGGACTATATTTACCCCACCTTAAAGGCGGGCGCGGTATACGAGGGCAAGTACCTGCTGGGGACTTCCATGGCCCGGCCGCTGATAGCCAAAAAACTCGTTGAAATCGCCAGGAAGGAGGGGGCCGAGGCCATAGCCCACGGCGCCACCGGCAAGGGCAACGACCAGGTCCGCTTCGAGCTGGCGGTGAAGGCATTGGCTCCCGATTTGAAGGTGATCGCGCCCTGGCGGGAATGGGATATCCGTTCCAGGGAAGACGCTGTCGACTATGCCGGCGCCAGGGGCATCCCAGTCCCGGTCACCAAAGCCCGCCCCTACAGCATGGACCGCAACCTGTGGCACTTAAGTCACGAGGGGGCGGACCTGGAGGATCCCTGGAACGAGCCGCAGGACGATATGCTGGTCCTGATTACGCCGCCCCATAAAGCGCCGGATAAGCCAACCTACGTCACGCTCGATTTTGAGCAGGGGATTCCCGTCAAGTTGGACGGGGAGACTCTCGACCCCGCAGCCCTGATCCAGAAGCTGAACGCAGTTGCCGGGGCCAACGGCGTGGGTATCGTCGACATGGTGGAAAATCGCCTGGTGGGGATGAAGTCGCGCGGTATTTATGAAACCCCGGCTGGTACGGTGCTTTTTGCAGCCCACCGCGAAATGGAGCTTCTGACACTGGACCGGGCGACCCTGCACTTCAAGGAAGGTGTCGCTTTACGTTACGCCGAGCTGGTTTACGACGGGGTATGGTTCGCCCCGCTCAGGGAAGCCCTGGATGCCTTTGTAGACAGCACCCAGCGGACGGTCACCGGTACCGTGGTGATGAAGCTGTATAAAGGGAACTGCTCGCCGGCCGGCGCCAGGTCTCCCTACTCTCTCTACGACCAGGAGCTTTCCACCTTCAGCCGCGACGAAATTTACAACCAGCGGGATGCGGAAGGCTTCATCAACCTGTTCGGCCTGCCCTTGAAAGTCCGCGCCATGATGGAGCAGAAGGCGGGCTTAAGGTAG
- the argH gene encoding argininosuccinate lyase — translation MTKLWGGRFQKETDHLVEDFHSSISFDQRLYQYDIKGSIAHARMLGRCGIITEEEAGAIVRGLEEVLAEIKAGQVEFSVEAEDIHMNVEQLLTAKIGDLGKKLHTARSRNDQVALDIRMYLKDEIDQVSGLLRQLQEALLDLAERHLGALMPGYTHLQRAQPVTLAHHLLAYCQMFGRDEGRLADCRRRADVMPLGAGALAGTTFPLDRQYVAEQLGFAAITQNSLDAVSDRDFAVEFTAAASLVMVHLSRFCEEIILWASAEFAFIELDDAFSTGSSMMPQKKNPDVAELIRGKSGRVFGNLQALLTMLKGLPLAYNKDMQEDKEALFDAVDTVKKCLLVFRPMLETMRVKEDNMQAAASKGFTNATDLADYLVRRGLPFREAHEVAGKLVFHCLQQKITLDQLSLDDYSKFSTLVEEGVYDAISLKRCVDARRVPGGPALEAVREAIAEARQRLAASK, via the coding sequence ATGACCAAACTTTGGGGAGGTCGTTTCCAGAAGGAGACCGACCACCTGGTAGAGGATTTTCATTCATCTATTTCGTTTGACCAGAGGCTTTATCAATATGATATCAAGGGCAGCATAGCCCACGCCCGGATGCTCGGCAGGTGCGGCATTATTACTGAAGAGGAGGCCGGCGCGATTGTACGCGGGCTGGAAGAGGTGCTTGCTGAAATAAAAGCCGGCCAGGTGGAGTTTTCGGTTGAGGCCGAGGATATCCACATGAACGTTGAGCAGCTCTTGACGGCCAAAATCGGCGACCTTGGCAAAAAGCTGCATACCGCCCGCAGCAGAAACGACCAGGTGGCGCTGGACATCCGGATGTACCTCAAGGACGAGATCGACCAGGTCAGCGGGTTGTTGCGCCAGCTGCAGGAAGCCCTGCTGGACCTGGCTGAAAGGCACCTGGGCGCCTTAATGCCGGGCTACACCCACCTGCAGCGCGCCCAGCCCGTTACCCTGGCCCATCACCTCCTGGCCTACTGCCAGATGTTTGGCCGGGACGAGGGCCGGCTGGCCGACTGCCGCCGCAGAGCCGACGTAATGCCCCTGGGCGCAGGAGCCCTGGCCGGGACCACTTTTCCGCTCGACCGGCAATATGTGGCTGAACAGCTCGGCTTTGCGGCCATCACCCAGAACAGCCTGGACGCCGTCAGCGACCGTGACTTCGCGGTTGAGTTTACCGCGGCCGCGTCCCTGGTGATGGTACACTTGAGCCGTTTTTGTGAGGAGATTATACTCTGGGCCTCAGCTGAATTCGCCTTTATTGAACTGGATGACGCGTTCAGTACCGGCAGCAGCATGATGCCCCAGAAAAAGAACCCGGATGTTGCGGAGCTGATCCGGGGCAAATCCGGGCGGGTGTTTGGGAACCTGCAGGCTTTGCTGACCATGCTGAAAGGGCTGCCCCTGGCCTACAACAAAGACATGCAGGAGGATAAAGAGGCTCTGTTCGACGCGGTGGACACCGTCAAAAAATGCCTCCTGGTTTTCAGGCCCATGCTTGAAACCATGCGGGTCAAAGAGGATAATATGCAAGCCGCGGCAAGCAAGGGTTTTACCAATGCCACCGACCTGGCCGATTACCTGGTGCGCCGGGGATTGCCTTTCCGGGAAGCCCACGAGGTAGCGGGCAAACTTGTGTTTCACTGTTTGCAGCAGAAAATTACCCTTGACCAGTTAAGCCTTGATGATTACAGTAAATTTTCCACTCTGGTGGAGGAGGGCGTGTATGACGCCATCAGCCTCAAAAGGTGTGTGGATGCCCGGCGGGTGCCGGGCGGTCCCGCCTTGGAAGCCGTGCGGGAAGCCATCGCCGAAGCCAGGCAGCGGTTGGCGGCGAGTAAATAA